TGGGGCACCCCAGCGTGGTGGCGCTCAAAGTGGAGGCCGTTGGGGGTGATGACCCCCTCCAGCTTCTCCAAGGGAGCGAAGTCCGCCCCCGAGTGGCGGGGGCGGGGGGTGGGGGGGAGGGAGCGGACCACGCCCCCCCCAAAAGGGGGCCGGGGGGCGTACTCCCCGAGGGGGG
The DNA window shown above is from Thermus aquaticus and carries:
- a CDS encoding molybdopterin-dependent oxidoreductase, yielding PLGEYAPRPPFGGGVVRSLPPTPRPRHSGADFAPLEKLEGVITPNGLHFERHHAGVPQVDPEAYRLVIHGMVERPLVFTLEDLKRFPSVTRTYFIECAGNGQNGYRNPPDPNLTA